The following nucleotide sequence is from Zea mays cultivar B73 chromosome 1, Zm-B73-REFERENCE-NAM-5.0, whole genome shotgun sequence.
aaagacaaaatattatactcattgatagataaaataaaggaggacgaagctgctttcaaaagtcaggctgaagctcagaaacgtgaaattgaagaccttcggaaacaactggccagagccacagaggaacgtatacttgaagaaacaaagcgtgaactcagcgatcaatgggcagatcacctagaagtgactgttgaagagcttcgttcatccaaaaagagatgctacaataaatctatagactGTGTTAAAAAattgaaggctagcttcgccaaggtcggcgcattctcaagtgaagaaaattttctgaggggcaatcccgaaagtgtcattgaatggattgaccacgaagctgaagccttcgaagaaattttaaatagccgaggagatatatgtgccttctctggcgccagagggattgccactattttagagaagaagggctgtgaacatgtgaaaattttagcacagtccgaagccaccttgtcgactgaagatataaaagatccttcagccgaagctagcgcggttgggggaaaatttttcaccgacatctgggtcaacggtggccgagaaatggcaagagaaattattcagagaagtgaaaagggcatccatgatgctagagaagtggctaaggctgctgaaaagagcacagagcccgaaggtcaattaggtactaaataatagcttctaccgtgttgtaatctttaggcttttaagatctgtttgcgatttgtaatagtaatgtagtcgtgtcctgcttcagatccgactaaagcgccttcgggccctcagccgaagggggacgacgaaattaaaaagatggccgaagatattatggacgaagtcgtcaatcggcttctgaatgaagctgcaggagtcgttttgagagaggattaaacatttttgtaaaaaacttcggaaatgtaatataatgtaacatttttgtaaccccgaatgtaatatatctatttttgctactcaattctttacgatgcatgaaactttacacacgtaccgtttttgagtttggcgaaaaaaaacaccttcccttcttttcatgcttcgtgaagaatatccaaacttcgtgaaaaaattctccgaagctatacttccgaagatgaagattgattcTCTTTACGACcatgattttcactctttcaaatcatactttcgaaaatcaatattgtgtccccttcttgggaccacaattttcactctttcaaatcatacttccgaagatcaatatcgtgtccccttcttgggccatatgcaacatgatgtatgatgcttatgctatgcaaaatgatgtaatgatgttatgctacgtagatgacatttgttccgaaagatacacacatatcccacacaatatttttgtatcagcactgattcttcgctgtaagctctgcattcccttaggaacgtctttggagcttcttcgcctcttacttaggcggtataagctctgcattcccttaggaacgtctttggagcttcttcgccttttacttaggcggtataagctctgcattcccttaggaacgtctttggagcttcttcgccttttacttaggcggtatcagcgttgacttttcgctgtatgctctgcattccttttggaacgactttggagcagaaaacttacgctgcgctcccttcggaacgactttttgtgacttcgtcagacttactctgcgtttcttagaacgacttttcgttgcttcaaaggattttcgataattcgaaggtcctttttattgtcgcaaacctgtgaagaaaacatatttttcttgtaggaatcaacgaaactaattacatgaaaacaatgtcctttattacagagaataaaactgaatgaaaaagattgctattaaggtaggatatttgtcaatagatgtgctttgattctggcacggtgctgttgaccgtgcgagcttcggactgttctctgaagtccctttgatgtggagcatattggctcccttctggctgctgaccttgttgcaacggaggtggaggcggaggctgttgccaggaagctgaaggctgacttgccgaagcagtagagactacaggatgattgcccacatattctgggatgtagggcgaatgatacgaagctgtatgcatgacctgcttcggctgggcttgttgtgctgctgcttcagctatttccttttgcttctgtatagtaacatggcacatcctggtagtatggcctttgttctcaccacagaataagcaaaagattcttcttggttgatcgccaaatcttcctccgaagcccctggcgcctctgcctcttggagctggtggtcgaaaggagctttgctgttgccccgaagcctgtgaggagtactgtggcctttgctgctggctccctttatcatcattttgattggaattatgaattgatctgacatgcctcggatagaatcttcctccgaagcccctggtcatctcagaaaatctgaaggcctcctcccttctttggcgaaaatcattgtcagctcgaatatattcatccatcttctggagcagcttctccagcgtttgaggaggcttcctggcgaagtactgagctgacggacctggccgaagccccttgatcatggcctcaatgacaatttcattgggcaccgttggtgcctgtgccctcaaacgcaaaaaccttcggacatatgcctgaaggtattcttcggggtcctgagtgcactggaacagagcctgagcagtgaccggcttcgtctgaaatccttgaaagctggttaacaacaagtccttcagcttctgccatgaagtgatcgttcctggtcgaagggaggaataccaggtttgagcaacacttctgacagccataacgaaagatttggccatgactgaagcattgccaccgtacgaagacactgttgcttcgtagctcatcaaaaactgcttcggatcagaatggccatcaaacacggggagctgaggcggtttgtaggacggaggccaaggcgtagcctgcaactcagcggacaagggagaagcatcatcaaaaacaaaattcccatgacggaaattgtcataccagtcatcttcgttgtgaaagccctcttgatgaaggtcttgatgctgaggccttcggagttgctcatcctgagcaagatgacgaacttcttcagaggcttcatctatctgcctctgcagttcagctagcctggccatcttctccttcctgcgttgaacctgttgctgaaggatttccagattctgaatttcctgatctagatcatcctccggatgtgttgggctggtagccttcctcttctggcttcgtgcctctctgagagaaaggacatcttgattggggtccagcggctgcagcgtgccagcccctggtgctggagccttcttcggcggcatgacgaagctgatgcttgccgaaggtgccgaaaaactcaagaagtggaagtgagttcaccggaggtgggcgccaatgttggtgacttgttctcaaatgctaagagttaagaacaaggcaacatgaaaagtgttaagtgttaaagtccttcgtccttcgaagcattatgtcccttcgggaaataatgagtttcggacgaaggtcataagagacataccttcgtaaatataataggtaataacgaaagactcatataaagcatgaaatataatataagcatcatcatgggatcatttctattttattaacatgggaaaatagaaatgatttcaaattacaaatgtaccttcggtcctgagagaaggtaaaaagtacaggcgtgacgcaaaagcaaatgtaaggtcagcgtgaacagtacgggagtactgttcatctatttatagacgcgggacgcagcccacgtaaaattacatccatgtccattacatttgttaacggtttatggaaatctattgaggaccccgaagtcttttcatcttaaggtcggttcccccttgtgccatcgcgccgaagcttccctgcgtacagcttcggctgcccccgaccttcgtctggctcagccttcgtcctggtcgtgctccatatccataattctgaatccgaaaatacctgttcatataattcacttggaaaacattgtcaaatcatgtttttgaggaccttcggaggacgaaggcccccaacagtagcataTAGCAATATAGCATATAGGAGGCAATATCAAGGTAACCAAATTACCAAACAAAACAAATATGAATACTAGAACTGGACAGTGGAGAGTGGACAATTCAGATTTCAGAACACCATTGAACATTCAGATTTCAGAACATCATAGAAATTATGAATACTATAATTGTCAGGCACTCAGATCACATTTCAGAATTAAGAATTCAGATTTCAGAACATGAACTGAATATCACTCACTACTCACTACATAACATATTATAACATATGATGTAGAGTTGCAGACTTACTAGACGTCTAGCCCAAAGCAAAAACAGGTCAGCCACCAGCCAACCAAACCTAACTAATCGTCCACACATTAACTGGACGACTAATCGCACTTGGTCGACGACTAATCGGACGACTGGACGATTAGTCGACCTAATCGGGTCGGATACCCTGGTCGCTCCACTAAAACCGACtagcccgactaatcgcgattaatcgcgattagtcggacgacttgaaatcattgtatccaagtttgtaACGCGACAAACATATTAAAGCCTATGCCAAACAATCCCAATCTGTGAGACGGTAACTGCAGTGTACTGTAACCGGATGAGTTGAAAAGGGATGATGGTACATGTACCTGACTGACACTCTTTTTTCCTAAATGCGTGGAGGAAAGGAACTCGAAAATGTTATTTGGAACCTAAAACATAGACACCAGACCATAACACTTATGACTGACCGGCGATTACTAGCGATCATGCAGGCGAGTTGCAGCTTGCAATCCGAACTGAGGACGGGGTTTTGGAGTTAGCTCACCCTCACAAGATCGCAACCCTTTGTCCCGCCCACTGTAGCATGTGTGTCGCCTAGGGCATAAGGGGCATGATGACTTGGCCTCATCCTCTCAGACCTCCGGCTTAACACCGACAGTCTATTCAGGGTTCCAAACCAAACTCATAGTGGCAACTAAACACAAGGGTTGTGCTCGTTGCGAGACTTAATCCAACACCTTACGACACGAGCTGACGACAGCCATGCACCACCTATGTCCGCGTTCCCGAGGGCACCTCTCTCTTTTAAGAGGATTCGCGGCATGTCAAGACTTGGTAAGGTTCTTCGCTTTGCATCGAATTAAACCACATGCTCCACCGCTTGTACGGTCCCCCGTCAATTTCTTTGAGTTTCATTCTTACGAACGTACTCCCCAGGCGGGATACTTAACGCATTAGGTACAACACTGCACGGGTCGAGTCGCACAACACCTAGTATCCATTGTTTATGCCTAGGACTACTGGGGTCTCTAACCCCATTTGCTCCCCTAGCTTTCGTCTCAGCAGAGTGGTTTCATTGACTAAGGACGCAGAACAATTTGTTTCGGACAGTGAGCAGATTGATGCTGTTTTGTGAACGCACGCTTGATCCCACCCTCTTGACCCCACCCTCTTGACGCTGTTTTGTGAACCAAAACAAATGGAAGTAGAGTTCAGCATGACGGTTTGTAATCTTGTAATAATCGTAGAAGACTTTACTTCCGTACTTGGCTATGTATCTTTTGACTTCTGAAAAAAAATTACAGACTCATGTCTGATTAGGGATTGTTTCGGTGCACTCCAATCCACATGGGTTGAGAGGGATTGGGAATTTAGGATGGATGATTAATGGATCGGAGTGCATCCAAACAAGGGCTTATTGGGTTTATAGGCCATGGGGCAAGCAGAGGAATGATAACTCACGGATATAGAAATCAGACCCTATAAGTAGAATAGGGTACTGTACATGTTTGTGTTGGAAATTTATGCATAGTTAACTCCAAGGACCAAGCTCCTTGGCTCAATTAGGGTCCACAGCATTATGCCATTCACACACGGCTACAGAATTAGACCCAAATCCCCCCATTCTAAATCCCCTCTGGTGTAAAAAAAAAACGTTCAGTCAAAGTAAACCCACAGTCCAGATTAACTCATGATCTGGACATTCCATGTTCTTGAGAACTAAACCCTGCAAAACGTACTTGAGTGTTCCACAAATCCCCATCCATTTTGTTCAGTAGACAGAGGACCCCATCCCAACCCCCATTGCATCAGGACCAGTTCGGCATCTAAAGTTTCGTCTGGGACTTGCCCGACAGGTTTGCAGCGACTTGAAAGCTAGAGTGTAGAGTCCACACAACAATGTAATTTCCACATGCAGATCAGATAGCTCTGTGCCGCTCGATGTCAAGCGGACAACGATGCTACGGTACCTTGTCGGCGTCGGCGGGCTTGGCCTTGTCGGAGTCGGCCTTCTCCTGCTCGAGCCTCTTCTTCAGCTTCTCCTGCCGCTCCCTCTCCATCTTCTACTCCCCGCCCGCCGTGGGGAAAGTAATATACAGACATCATCACTCCGTCAGTCCATCAACGTAGCCGTAAGCCCGTAACGACTGGATCGGGTAAATGGTCAACGGGAGGGGTTCAGGGTTTGGACCTGGATGTAGATGCTCTCCTTGGCGCGCTCCTCCTCGCTGAGCACACGCCCCTTCCCGTCGCTGAGGAGGCGccggccgcccgtcgccgcggggGGCGCAGGGGCGCGCAGGCGCGCGGGGAGGGAGGTCAGCGCTGTCCGCATCGCCATCTCGTGCTCTCGTCGCGAACTCGGGTTGAATCTGGCTGGGATGCGCCTGCGCTGCGTGTCTTGGCTGGCTGGGTGGACTCAAGTCTGAAGTACTGACTCGCCCAGTCGCCCTAGGTGGGCAGCATTACTAGAGTGCACGAGAAAGGGGAAGAAGCCTTCAGAAAATTCAGCACGAGTTTTCATTTTCTTTTCATCCTTTATTTGAACAAATTCTGGATAAAGTTTTATGGTATTCCTTTCGCCTTTTCACTCTGTCTTTTCACTGTCCTAATAGCTAAGAGCATCTGCATAGTTACCTTAAAAAAAGTGATCCTAAATATATGTTTAGAAAGTTGCTAAACATGTTTTAGAAGGGAGAAAAAGATTGGTCTCCATTAGATTTTAAATTTAGGTACTAAAATAAATTTAAATCATTCTAAATGGACTACGAGGACAACCGAGTGAAGGCGGACTAGGCTACAGCAGGAGCCATCTCCGACTTTCCACACCCTCCTAGTGTACGTGATCAGATTTAAAATGGTGAAGCTTTTCCTTTTTGCAACTAATCAATCAGTTCAACAGTTTACAGCCGAGTGTGCAGTTCAACAGTTCGTTGTCTAGCGGAGTACATTTGACGCCTTTCGTTTTTTAGTACAATATCAGTGGCTAGGTCTTGGCTGGTGGCATTGTGCTCCATCGTATTGCCTTCGCATCCTGTTTATTCGTCACGTGTTTTGGATTAGTCATCTTCAGATGACGACGATAAGTTCATAATTGGCGCGTCTCAAAGCGTACAAAGTGCCTCACGAATAATGTCAAGGGATCCGTACCtaggtgtgtatatatatatatcgagATAGAGAAGTTGGGCACACAAGACTGTCTCAAGATTATTTTGCAAAACATCCCACGTATGGCCCAAGTATTTTCGATGAAGGTAATAGTCTATCCATTTTTACTATTCAGTATGTGTAGTATATGTAATAGTAGTTTCCCTATTCATTTTTATTGTAGATTTAGGATACATCGACCACTATTTCTTTGTATAGTACAATATGATGATTACTTTTGGCAGAAGATAAACACATCTCACCAAAAGGTTTAAGTTCCTTGCGGAAGGCAACTGTAGTATTATGTATGCTAAATTATGAAGTACCAGTGGATGTTATGGATGAGTACGTACGTATTGGAGAGAAACTCTGAAAAGTCTAAGAAGGTTTGTAACAATTATTATTGAACTTTTTGTAGATGGGTATTTGAGGACACCCAATGATACTGATACAAATCATACTTGCacttggtgtcggggaccataattaggggtaccctcaagacgcctaattctcagctggtaacccccatcagcataaagctgcagaggcctgatgggtgcgattaagtcagggatcagtccatacgagcgactcgatcacgcctcgcccgagcctagcctcggacaagggcagccgaccccgaggggtttccgtctcgcccgaggccttgccttcgctaagaagcaaccctgactaaatcgccgcgccgaccgaccgagtcgcaggagcatttaacgcaaaggtggcctgacacctttatcctgacgcgcccccccccggctgagccgaagtgaccgtcgtcacttcgccgctccactgaccggtctgacagaaggacagcgccgcctgcgccactccgactgcagtgccacttgacagagtgagactgacaggctgtcaggcctcgccaaaggcaccataggaaactccgctccgcccgacccagggctcggactcgggctaagtcccggaagacggcgaactccgctccgcccgacccagggctcggactcgggctaagtcccggaagacggcgaactccgctccgcccgacccagggctcggactcgggctaagccccggaagacggtgaactccgctccgccggatccagggctcgggctcgggctcagccccagaagacgacgaactccgcctcgcccgaccccagggctcggactccgccctggcctctgccgaacgacctccgcctcgcccgacccaggggctcggactcggcctcggccacggaagacagactcaaccccggcttcggaggagcccccacgtcgcccgacctcgggcgcgggcccgccacgtcaacaggaagcgccatcatcaccctaccccgagccgactcgggccgcaaagaacaagaccggtgtcccatctggctagctccgctagataggcaatgatggcgccccgcgtgccctgtgacgaacggcggctcttagctctcttacggaagcaggaggacgtcagcaaggactcgaccgctccgacagctgtccctccgccaggctccgccgctcctccgacggccacgacatcacaccaactgggtgccaagatctctccggctgccacatcggcatgtacttagggcgctagctctcccccgctagacacgtagcactctgctacacccccattgtacacctggatcctctccttacgcctataaaaggaaggaccagggccttcttagaaaaggttggccgcgcggggacgaggacgagacaagcgctctcttggggccgctcgcttccctcacccgcgtggacgcttgtaaccccctactgcaagcgcacccgacctgggcgcgggacgaacacgaaggccgcgagatttccacctctctcacgcccgtctccggccacccgcttcccccttcgcgctcgcccacgcgctcgacccatctgggctggggcacgcggcacactcactcgtcggcttagggaccccccggtctcgaaacgccgacagttggcgcgccaggtaggggcctgctgcgtgttgatgaacagcttcccgtcaagctccagatgggcagtctccagcaacctctccggcccgggacggtgctccgtttcaggagtcttgagttcatgtccttcgacggcagctacgacatgatactccttccaccgtcgcgtgacaacgacaatggcggccgacaacccgttcgccggcggcggaatcgacgacatcttccccgcgtggtggaagaacaacattcgagctcgccccgtcctctcccccgccaacggaggaggaggcggggcaaccaaggccaagcgggaggccgcgcttcgtcggctgtcgagcgaatcgacgtccccagcgccccaacggggggcgcgtcgggcgtcgacctcgcgtttgagacgaaggcgagcgccgccccccgcgacacgccaatcccgagcaagtggacgacgccagcgcgctcgcggagagcttgcaggacgtcgccctcgtacctgagacgacggtgcaatcagtccccgacgtgactatgtcgctgctcgtcgaccaaaaggtactgaccgattcccatcctacgtcatttcgactcagcctcaacccgcctagcgacctcgcgttggcgggcgctctcgttaagGCGAGTGcagcccctctggggtttcgtatgcggtcaccttgggaccgattgacggacgtctcgacctacgggccctctgggtccgaggaagatgacaatcccagcatctgttgggatttctctggatttggcaaccccagtgccatgcgggactttatgaccgcatgtgactactgcctctccgactgttccgacggtagccgcagcctcgacgacgaggactgcggcccaagccgcgaatgtttccacgtcgagctaggggatccctccgaaggcaaccatctcggcatgccggaggacggtgatctccctaggccggtgcctcacgctgacatcccgcgggagctagctgtggtccctgttccggcggggggtcacgacccacagttcgagcaagtccgcggggcgcaggccaggctcgacgagggagcaggagcgcttgagccgatccgccgggacgtcgggcaggtatgggcgggccaacccccggccggagaaatacgtcacctgccccagggtttccagcaccgcgtcgccaacgacgtcagggtcaggccgccacccgcatccagtggggtcggtcagaacctggcagccgcagcgatgctccttcgcacgatgccggagccatcaaccatcgagggtcggcgaatccagggagagctcaagaatctcctggaaggcgctgcggtccgacgggccgagagctctgcctcccgaaggcagggatacccctcggaacctcatgccgcgacttcccgattcatgcgggaagccttggtctacaccgggcgcacgcgcaacaccgcgcctgcggccccgggccacctcggcaacgagcaccatcgtcacgaccgtcgagcccacctcgacgaaagggtgcaccgaggctaccaccctaggcgtgggggacgctacgacagcggggaggatcagagtccctcgcctgaaccacccggtccgcaggccttcagtcgggccatccgacgggcaccgttcccgacccggttccgacccccgactactatcacaaagtactcgggggaaacgagatcggaactgtggctcgcggactaccgcctggcctgccaactgggtggaacggacgacgacaacctcatcatctgcaacctccccctgttcctctccgacactgctcgcgcctggttggagcacctgcctccggggcagatctccaactgggatgacttggtccaagccttcgccggcaatttccagggcacgtacgtgcgccccgggaattcctgggacctccgaagctgccggcagcagccgggagagtctctccgggactacatccgacgattctcgaagcagcgcaccgagctgcccaacatcaccgactcggatgtcatcggcgcgttccttgccggcaccacctgccgcgacctggtgagtaagttgggtcgcaagacccccaccagggcgagcgagctgatggacatcgccaccaagttcgcctctggccaggaggcggtcgaagctatcttccgaaaggacaagcagccccagggccgcccatcggaagatgctcccgaggcgtctactccgcgcggcgccaagaagaaaggcaagaagaagtcgcaagcgaaacgcgacgccgccgacacggaccttgtcgccgccgccgagtacaagaaccctcggaagccccccggaggtgccaacctcttcgacaagatgctcaaggagccgtgcccctatcatcaggggcccgtcaagcacaccctcgagaagtgtgtcatgcttcggcgccacttccacagggccgggccacccgcagagggtggcagggcccgcgacgacgacatgaaggaagatcaccaagcaggagagttccccgaggtccgcgactgcttcatgatctacggtgggcatgcggcgaacacctcggctcggcatcgcaagcaagagcgccgggaggtctgctcggtgaaggcggcggcgccagtctacctagactggtccgacaagcccatcaccttcgaccaagctgaccaccccgaccacgtgccgagcccggggaaatacccgctcgtcgtcgaccccatcgtcggcgacgtcaggctcaccaaggtcctgatggacgggggcagctgcctcaacatcatctacgccgagaccctcgggctcctgcgcgtcgatctgtcctccgtccaagcaggcgctgcgcccttccacgggatcattcccgggaagcgcgtccagcccctcggacgactcgaccttcccgtctgcttcggaacgccctccaacttctgaagggagactttgacgttcgaggtggtcgggttccgaggaacctaccacgcggtattggggaggcc
It contains:
- the LOC100502427 gene encoding uncharacterized protein LOC100502427 isoform 2 (isoform 2 is encoded by transcript variant 2), with the protein product MAMRTALTSLPARLRAPAPPAATGGRRLLSDGKGRVLSEEERAKESIYIQKMERERQEKLKKRLEQEKADSDKAKPADADKKAEGST
- the LOC100502427 gene encoding uncharacterized protein LOC100502427 isoform 1 (isoform 1 is encoded by transcript variant 1); protein product: MAMRTALTSLPARLRAPAPPAATGGRRLLSDGKGRVLSEEERAKESIYIQKMERERQEKLKKRLEQEKADSDKAKPADADKVFSDSELWIWSTTRTKAEPDEGRGQPKLYAGKLRRDGTRGNRP
- the LOC100502427 gene encoding uncharacterized protein isoform X1 — protein: MAMRTALTSLPARLRAPAPPAATGGRRLLSDGKGRVLSEEERAKESIYIQKMERERQEKLKKRLEQEKADSDKAKPADADKNYGYGARPGRRLSQTKVGGSRSCTQGSFGAMAQGGTDLKMKRLRGPQ